Proteins encoded by one window of uncultured Bacteroides sp.:
- a CDS encoding polysaccharide biosynthesis/export family protein: MKNKNIILSSVIIFMCSCSTPKNISYFQDLQQHTENKDYSINMDTTNCEVKILPSDLLSIIVTGKDPVAVSMFNLPLSSTIKPGQTEISSMPTLQSYLVDINGEIDFPTLGKIKVAGYSCRQISDILKEKISKYAKEPIINVQLLNFKVSVIGEVNVPGTKGTSNERMTILDAISLSGDLNIYGNRENVLLVRENNGKKEFHRFDLTSSDLFSSPYFYLKQNDIIYVQPNKAKQNSSKTDSTKQFNLSVASTITGAISVIASLCIALFIK, encoded by the coding sequence ATGAAAAACAAAAATATAATATTATCTAGTGTTATTATTTTTATGTGTTCTTGTAGCACTCCCAAAAACATTTCATATTTTCAAGATTTACAGCAACACACTGAGAATAAAGACTATTCTATTAATATGGATACTACTAATTGTGAAGTTAAGATACTTCCATCAGATCTTTTGTCTATTATAGTTACAGGAAAGGATCCGGTAGCTGTATCGATGTTTAATCTCCCACTTTCTTCAACTATAAAACCTGGGCAGACAGAAATATCTTCAATGCCAACGCTACAATCTTATTTAGTTGATATTAATGGTGAAATAGATTTCCCAACTTTAGGAAAAATAAAGGTGGCAGGTTATTCATGTCGGCAAATTAGTGATATTTTAAAAGAGAAAATCTCAAAATATGCAAAAGAACCTATTATAAATGTACAGTTACTTAATTTCAAGGTTTCTGTAATAGGAGAAGTTAACGTTCCCGGAACAAAAGGGACATCAAACGAACGGATGACTATATTGGATGCCATAAGCTTAAGTGGTGATTTAAATATTTATGGAAACAGGGAAAACGTATTATTAGTTAGAGAAAATAATGGCAAAAAAGAATTTCATCGTTTTGACCTTACTTCATCTGATTTATTTAGTTCACCCTATTTTTATTTGAAACAAAATGATATAATCTACGTACAGCCCAATAAAGCAAAGCAAAATAGTTCTAAAACAGACTCCACAAAGCAGTTTAATCTATCTGTAGCTTCAACTATAACCGGCGCTATTTCTGTAATTGCATCATTATGCATTGCCTTATTTATTAAATAA
- a CDS encoding SPOR domain-containing protein — MIELLKHIEALLLENDCVIIPSFGGFVSHYTPSRWLEEEGLFLPPTRSIGFNPQLKMNDGLLVQSYMTSYCTDFSDASKLVDKAIKELVDTLHEDGKVEMHGIGNMFYTIHNTLQFQPYEDGVLTPYLYGLSSFEIEKIGYKADIKEDSIELTKSNSKVYEIRVSRSFLRTAVAVAAAIIVFFFMSTPIENTYVEKSNYAQLIPSELLESFDNNSKVIESAKVDNSIANNLGVQAPLKKQEQLKPKVVKEVLVSKKVEKKNDPVKIETTSANKGSYYIIAASVTNRADAQEIVNRLKAKGYSGASFIEGNGRVRVSIMSFSDDTEANNKLSQLKKNVNFKDAWVLSNK; from the coding sequence ATGATTGAATTACTGAAGCATATAGAAGCCTTACTATTAGAGAACGATTGTGTAATCATTCCTTCATTTGGGGGATTTGTCTCTCATTATACGCCCTCCAGATGGTTGGAAGAAGAAGGATTATTCCTTCCTCCTACTCGTTCTATTGGCTTCAATCCACAGTTAAAAATGAATGATGGATTGTTGGTTCAATCTTATATGACGTCTTATTGTACCGATTTTTCTGACGCCTCTAAACTTGTAGATAAAGCAATTAAAGAACTTGTTGATACTTTACACGAAGACGGAAAGGTTGAAATGCATGGGATTGGAAATATGTTTTATACTATTCATAATACTCTTCAATTTCAGCCCTATGAAGATGGGGTACTAACACCTTATTTATATGGTTTGAGTTCTTTTGAAATTGAAAAGATTGGATATAAGGCTGACATAAAGGAAGATAGTATTGAATTAACCAAGTCTAATTCTAAAGTGTATGAAATTAGAGTTAGCCGTTCTTTCCTTCGTACTGCTGTAGCAGTTGCAGCTGCAATTATTGTCTTCTTCTTTATGTCTACTCCTATAGAGAATACTTATGTGGAGAAATCTAATTATGCTCAATTAATTCCATCTGAGCTATTGGAGTCATTTGATAATAATTCAAAAGTTATTGAATCAGCTAAAGTTGATAATTCAATAGCAAATAATTTAGGAGTACAAGCTCCTCTGAAAAAACAAGAGCAATTAAAACCGAAAGTTGTAAAAGAGGTTCTTGTTTCTAAAAAAGTAGAAAAGAAAAATGATCCGGTTAAAATAGAAACTACTTCCGCGAATAAAGGATCATACTATATAATTGCTGCAAGTGTTACAAATCGTGCTGATGCTCAGGAGATTGTGAATAGATTAAAAGCGAAAGGTTACTCTGGTGCTAGTTTTATTGAAGGCAATGGACGGGTAAGAGTAAGCATCATGTCTTTCTCAGATGATACTGAAGCAAATAACAAGCTTAGTCAGTTGAAGAAAAATGTGAACTTTAAGGACGCTTGGGTATTATCAAATAAATAA
- a CDS encoding oligosaccharide flippase family protein, with protein sequence MKNSRNSKFITDIFIYGFGNLGSKMITFLLIPLYTYYIKPEEYGYYDITLNIIFLMIPFVTLQLRDGVFRFLLDTDDDNIRINIITFTYKFLLQTSLIVLLIAVITPCFISIPYIGWIAFTLIFMSFYEVEMQIVRGTDNNKYFVIASIMTAFSTAGGSVLCVVVFNMGIAGIFCASILARTISIIIIEQKLHLFKKYFYYNFKNKELNRSLINYSLPLLPNIVCCWLISSSNRFYIEHFLGLEENGIYAVAAKFTCILENFTVIIYQAWQETAIKQYKSTDKNNYFSKILNTYILVLSLMAIFLVFILKMNYSWLVSPKYLKSVAYLYPLSISVIFYALASFLDMGYQCYKQTVKTLPSITMTALLNMLLNYLFIKEIGIYGIIYSSIVSYMFLFIYRLFDTRKYFVIHLSLKTAYPIFLLLTGSLIYYNTSSIIIQSLYLVIIIIFSYLFLEYSIKNEIRKQCKLYLHFSLLKNYIK encoded by the coding sequence ATGAAAAATTCTAGAAATAGTAAATTTATTACAGATATATTCATTTACGGATTTGGGAATTTAGGATCAAAAATGATTACTTTTTTACTTATTCCTCTTTATACTTATTATATAAAACCTGAAGAATATGGCTACTATGACATAACATTAAATATAATTTTTCTTATGATTCCATTTGTAACCTTGCAATTACGTGATGGCGTATTTCGTTTTTTACTTGATACTGATGATGATAACATTAGAATAAATATTATTACATTTACATATAAATTTCTACTTCAAACATCTCTTATAGTTTTATTAATAGCTGTTATCACCCCCTGTTTCATATCTATACCCTATATTGGCTGGATAGCGTTCACCTTAATTTTTATGTCGTTTTATGAAGTGGAAATGCAAATAGTACGAGGAACAGATAATAATAAATATTTTGTAATTGCTAGTATTATGACTGCTTTTTCTACAGCAGGCGGGAGTGTATTATGTGTTGTAGTATTTAATATGGGAATTGCGGGAATATTTTGTGCAAGTATATTAGCTAGAACTATTTCTATAATTATAATAGAACAAAAACTACATCTTTTTAAAAAATATTTTTATTATAATTTTAAAAATAAAGAGTTAAATCGCTCATTAATTAATTATTCTTTGCCATTGCTACCAAACATTGTTTGTTGTTGGCTAATTAGTAGTTCTAATCGTTTCTACATAGAACATTTTTTAGGATTAGAAGAGAATGGGATTTATGCAGTCGCTGCAAAGTTTACCTGTATACTAGAAAATTTTACAGTTATTATATATCAAGCATGGCAAGAAACCGCAATTAAACAATATAAATCAACAGACAAAAATAATTATTTTTCAAAAATACTAAATACTTATATTTTAGTATTGTCTCTTATGGCTATCTTTCTAGTATTTATTCTAAAAATGAATTATTCTTGGCTAGTATCTCCTAAATACTTAAAAAGTGTAGCTTATTTATATCCGTTGTCTATTTCTGTTATATTTTATGCACTTGCATCATTTCTAGATATGGGATACCAATGTTATAAGCAAACTGTAAAAACATTACCATCTATAACAATGACAGCTCTTTTAAATATGCTATTGAATTATTTATTCATAAAAGAAATAGGTATTTATGGAATCATTTATTCTTCCATTGTTTCATATATGTTTTTATTTATTTATCGCTTATTTGATACTCGTAAATACTTTGTTATACATTTATCATTAAAAACAGCATATCCAATTTTCTTATTATTAACAGGAAGTCTTATTTATTATAACACAAGTTCAATCATAATACAATCTCTTTATCTAGTAATAATAATAATTTTTAGTTATCTATTCTTAGAATATTCAATTAAAAATGAAATTAGAAAACAGTGTAAGCTATACTTACATTTTAGTTTATTAAAAAATTATATAAAATAG
- a CDS encoding ATP-binding cassette domain-containing protein, whose amino-acid sequence MLKIEDACITYGELELFTGLCIHIKKGEIVCISGESGSGKTSILNAIMGFVPLKSGTITIDDLLLCEANIDLIRKKIAWIPQELALPCEWVSEMIQLPFELKANRGIHFSKTELFSTFKELNLEEELYTKRVSEISGGQRQRIMIAVAALLQKPFLIVDEPTSALDAVSVERVLNFFNILSQKGMTILAVSHDRTFKLGCDNIIYL is encoded by the coding sequence ATGCTCAAAATAGAAGATGCCTGCATTACTTATGGAGAGCTGGAGCTCTTTACGGGACTATGCATACATATAAAAAAGGGTGAAATTGTCTGTATCTCTGGAGAATCAGGTAGTGGAAAAACATCAATATTAAATGCCATTATGGGATTTGTTCCGCTAAAAAGTGGAACCATAACGATAGATGACCTTTTACTTTGTGAAGCAAATATTGATCTGATTCGTAAAAAGATTGCATGGATTCCTCAGGAACTAGCACTTCCTTGTGAATGGGTGAGTGAGATGATTCAACTACCTTTTGAATTAAAAGCAAATAGAGGAATTCATTTCTCTAAAACAGAACTTTTTTCTACTTTTAAAGAATTAAACCTGGAAGAGGAACTATACACAAAACGAGTTAGTGAAATCTCGGGAGGGCAACGTCAGCGAATAATGATAGCCGTGGCTGCACTATTACAAAAGCCTTTCCTAATAGTAGATGAACCAACTTCCGCTCTTGATGCAGTCTCTGTAGAACGAGTACTCAACTTCTTTAATATTTTATCGCAGAAAGGGATGACTATACTTGCTGTATCTCACGACCGCACATTTAAACTTGGTTGCGATAATATTATTTATTTATAG
- a CDS encoding radical SAM protein translates to MIINKEVTKPTDMCIITTYRCPMQCKMCNIWNNPTEKSKEITPKEIEMLPKVKFINITGGEPFIREDLEDIVDVAFRKSSRVVISTSGWYEDRVIQLAKRYPKIGIRISIEGLSCKNDKLRGRIGSFDKGLKTLLILKEMGVKDIGFGCTVSNHNSEDMLSLYRLSKFMGMEFATATFHNSYYFHKENNAITNKIEVCNNIEKLIDLQLKEKHPKSWFRAFFNMGLINYIEGNRRMLPCEAGLLNFFVDPYGDVYPCNGLEEKYWKQSMGNIREVKSFDEIWHSKQAEEVRQKVLECPKNCWMVGTASPVIKKYISHPLKWVIKNKWHSMLGKSTCIDKKWYNVGQSPLQGDLNENRLK, encoded by the coding sequence ATGATAATAAATAAAGAAGTTACTAAACCTACAGATATGTGCATTATCACAACTTATCGTTGCCCTATGCAATGTAAGATGTGCAATATATGGAATAATCCAACAGAAAAAAGCAAAGAAATTACCCCTAAAGAAATAGAAATGCTTCCAAAAGTGAAATTTATTAATATTACTGGAGGAGAACCATTTATTAGAGAAGACTTGGAAGATATAGTTGACGTTGCATTCCGTAAGTCATCAAGAGTTGTTATTTCGACTTCTGGATGGTATGAAGATAGAGTTATCCAATTGGCTAAACGATATCCAAAAATTGGAATACGCATAAGCATTGAAGGACTTTCATGTAAAAACGATAAGTTACGTGGTCGCATTGGCAGTTTCGATAAAGGATTAAAGACATTGCTGATTTTAAAAGAAATGGGAGTAAAGGATATTGGATTTGGATGTACTGTTTCCAATCATAACTCTGAAGATATGTTATCACTGTATCGTTTGTCTAAATTTATGGGAATGGAGTTTGCTACTGCAACTTTTCATAATTCATACTATTTTCATAAAGAAAACAATGCCATCACAAACAAAATTGAGGTCTGCAACAATATTGAAAAGCTAATAGACTTACAATTAAAAGAGAAGCATCCAAAATCATGGTTTAGAGCCTTCTTTAATATGGGACTGATAAATTACATAGAAGGTAATCGAAGAATGCTTCCATGTGAAGCAGGCTTATTGAATTTTTTTGTCGATCCTTATGGAGATGTTTACCCTTGCAATGGACTAGAAGAAAAATACTGGAAACAAAGTATGGGAAATATCAGAGAGGTTAAGTCTTTTGATGAAATATGGCATAGTAAGCAAGCTGAGGAAGTACGACAGAAAGTCCTTGAGTGCCCTAAAAACTGCTGGATGGTAGGAACTGCTTCTCCAGTAATAAAAAAGTACATTAGTCATCCACTCAAGTGGGTCATTAAGAATAAATGGCATAGTATGTTAGGAAAATCGACCTGCATTGATAAGAAATGGTATAATGTTGGACAGTCACCTTTACAGGGAGACCTTAATGAAAATAGATTAAAATGA
- a CDS encoding ABC transporter permease, with translation MGTIDISYWNLLVGLLMMGIPLYFLWKFKTGLVQSTLIAVIRMLVQLFLIGVYLKYLFIYNHPLVNFLWVFIMIIVAAETALVRTRIQRKVLLIPISIGFLFSVALIGIYFLGLVLKLDNIFNAQYFIPVFGILMGNMLSVNVIGLNTFYSGLQREQQQYYYLLGNGATHQEAQAPFIRQALIKAFSPCIANMAVMGLVALPGTMIGQILGGSSPNVAIKYQMMIVVITFTASILSIMITIKLASRQSFDKFGRLIRVFKENKKNV, from the coding sequence ATGGGAACAATCGATATCAGTTACTGGAACTTGCTAGTTGGTTTGCTGATGATGGGCATTCCACTGTATTTCTTATGGAAATTTAAAACCGGGCTGGTACAATCTACTTTAATAGCAGTTATCAGGATGCTTGTTCAGTTATTTCTTATAGGTGTATACTTAAAATATCTCTTCATCTATAACCATCCACTTGTAAATTTTCTTTGGGTATTTATCATGATTATTGTTGCAGCAGAAACAGCATTAGTCCGCACCCGTATACAACGAAAAGTCCTATTGATTCCTATTTCCATTGGCTTCCTGTTTTCAGTAGCTTTAATCGGCATCTACTTTTTAGGATTGGTACTCAAGCTGGATAATATATTTAATGCCCAGTACTTTATCCCCGTATTTGGTATATTGATGGGTAATATGCTATCCGTCAACGTAATTGGGCTCAATACTTTCTATAGTGGATTGCAGCGCGAGCAACAGCAGTACTACTATTTACTAGGAAACGGTGCAACTCACCAAGAAGCTCAGGCACCTTTCATCAGACAAGCGCTCATTAAAGCATTCAGTCCTTGCATAGCCAATATGGCAGTAATGGGACTTGTAGCTCTCCCTGGTACAATGATTGGTCAGATTCTTGGTGGAAGCAGTCCTAATGTTGCAATAAAATATCAAATGATGATAGTAGTCATCACTTTTACCGCCTCCATACTTTCCATTATGATCACTATCAAACTTGCATCTCGGCAATCCTTTGATAAGTTTGGCAGATTGATCCGTGTATTTAAAGAAAATAAAAAAAATGTCTGA
- a CDS encoding GNVR domain-containing protein, protein MRFNNTPIQRDESIDIAKLFSKFSKYWKYNISIAITCFLVALAYISITPSQYEIKSNLRLISEKNGMSSELKMLKSTGLGSILGGSASGINADDEVLTIKSKAILENVIRELGLQVDIKQKDGLKMLSAYKKAPLSIEFPINFLDTLSRPILINVSTNNQKVSIKIESTLFSKMSIENISLPYTIQTVIGNIKVDKTCYYKQEVQEKLGIKISPLIEVYESYVKELNIGTTDAASDIVNFSINDDNKKRGIDILNTTMKLYNDYSKSVKVMESSVNASFVSEKLGVVTSELDSIENKIELYKKQNNIPDLTAYGSVVYMGTEESEKKILEMQTQLKLMEYVSNYLKDSNNKYAIVPNVVYEGEALTKAYNSLMIERIRLLKSTEPSNPAIILVNDQLKEQRNALIETINSTIKTLKIAISEINKKNSSLNSQLNELPAREKEFIELKRLQKVKESLYLFLLQKLEEKEIANSPDEMAAHIVDKAYSSFKPVFPKKIIVLPVALIASIILSIIVISIKLFIIKKTASKDDLYENISYPVWGKFSDYESFKILRNLIYSKEQQNNIFMVTSNVEGEGKTFFANNLAKSLSITDKKVVLINMNFSKSLDERINGTTINNYINGNIDINKIIEKESPNLYIIHATHNQQDCGMLIYNKKMKELIGYLKTNYDYVIIDTSSLAASSSAFDIAHFADYTFFILREDYTPKNKLKNINKIIESSLLPNVCIVINSNITK, encoded by the coding sequence ATGAGATTTAATAATACACCTATTCAACGTGATGAAAGCATTGATATTGCAAAGTTATTTAGCAAGTTTTCAAAATATTGGAAATACAATATTTCAATTGCAATCACGTGTTTTCTTGTTGCTTTAGCTTATATTTCAATCACTCCATCTCAATATGAGATTAAATCAAATTTGAGACTTATAAGTGAGAAAAATGGGATGTCATCAGAGCTTAAAATGTTAAAATCAACAGGTTTAGGTTCAATTCTAGGAGGTTCCGCATCTGGTATTAATGCAGATGACGAAGTACTTACGATTAAATCAAAAGCAATTCTTGAAAATGTAATTCGAGAATTGGGTTTACAAGTTGACATAAAACAAAAGGATGGGCTAAAAATGCTTTCAGCTTATAAGAAGGCTCCACTAAGTATTGAATTTCCAATTAATTTTTTAGATACTCTATCAAGACCTATATTAATAAATGTCTCAACAAATAATCAAAAAGTATCTATTAAAATTGAATCTACCTTATTCAGTAAAATGAGTATTGAAAACATTTCCTTGCCCTATACTATTCAAACAGTTATCGGTAATATAAAAGTAGACAAAACCTGTTATTATAAACAAGAAGTCCAAGAAAAATTGGGAATCAAAATCTCACCTTTAATTGAAGTTTACGAATCATATGTCAAAGAACTAAATATTGGAACAACTGATGCAGCCTCCGATATAGTTAATTTCAGTATTAATGACGATAACAAAAAAAGAGGCATTGATATACTCAATACAACAATGAAGCTATATAACGATTACTCTAAATCAGTAAAGGTTATGGAATCAAGCGTAAATGCCTCATTTGTTAGTGAAAAATTAGGCGTTGTCACATCAGAATTAGATAGTATTGAAAATAAAATTGAACTTTACAAGAAACAAAATAACATACCAGATCTAACAGCATATGGAAGCGTTGTATATATGGGGACTGAAGAATCTGAAAAGAAGATCTTGGAAATGCAAACTCAGCTAAAGTTAATGGAATATGTGTCTAATTATTTAAAAGATTCCAATAATAAATATGCAATTGTCCCAAATGTTGTTTATGAAGGAGAAGCTTTAACCAAAGCATATAATAGCTTGATGATTGAAAGAATTAGGTTACTAAAAAGTACAGAGCCTTCGAATCCTGCAATAATATTAGTAAATGACCAATTAAAAGAACAAAGAAATGCTTTAATTGAAACTATTAATTCTACCATAAAAACATTAAAGATTGCAATTAGTGAAATCAATAAGAAAAACTCCTCTCTAAATTCTCAACTCAATGAATTACCAGCAAGAGAGAAAGAATTCATTGAGTTGAAACGTTTGCAGAAAGTAAAAGAATCCCTGTATCTCTTCCTTCTTCAAAAATTAGAAGAGAAAGAAATTGCTAATTCTCCTGATGAAATGGCAGCACATATTGTAGATAAAGCATATTCTTCCTTCAAACCCGTTTTTCCTAAGAAAATCATTGTATTACCAGTTGCTCTTATTGCATCAATTATCCTATCAATCATTGTAATATCAATTAAACTATTTATTATAAAGAAAACAGCGTCGAAAGATGATTTATACGAAAATATATCATATCCAGTATGGGGAAAATTTAGTGATTACGAATCATTCAAGATATTGCGTAATTTGATTTATTCAAAAGAACAGCAAAATAATATATTTATGGTCACTTCAAATGTTGAAGGTGAAGGGAAAACGTTTTTTGCTAACAATTTAGCTAAAAGTCTTTCCATAACAGATAAAAAAGTAGTGCTTATAAATATGAACTTTTCAAAAAGCTTAGATGAGAGGATTAATGGAACAACAATAAACAACTATATCAATGGCAATATTGATATTAATAAAATTATAGAAAAAGAGTCTCCTAATTTGTACATCATTCATGCAACACACAACCAGCAGGACTGTGGAATGTTGATATACAATAAAAAGATGAAAGAACTAATTGGTTACTTAAAAACTAATTATGACTATGTAATTATTGATACCAGCTCATTAGCTGCTTCATCGTCCGCTTTTGATATAGCACATTTTGCTGACTATACTTTCTTTATTTTAAGAGAAGACTATACTCCTAAAAATAAATTGAAAAATATAAATAAGATAATTGAATCAAGCCTTTTGCCCAATGTTTGTATTGTTATAAATTCTAATATTACAAAATAA
- a CDS encoding glycosyltransferase: MYKILIVNKFFYKRGGDCTYTMNLARLLEQQNHEIAIFAMQYHENINSGWDTYYPSEVVFSGGSLKSKILATSRLMGFAGVKSSFLKILDDFKPDIVHLNNIHSYLSPIIAKLAHNRGIKVVWTLHDYKLICPAYSCLRDGKVCELCFLEPLSVLMKKCMKRSWTASIMAYIEAKRWNRNQIEPYVDSFICPSSFMANKMKQAGYNEKKLNVLCNFIEFDKSRNACNQKADIREQAYCYIGRLSKEKGLKQLLEVATSLQYKLYIAGEGPLKDILEKKYACEKIIFLGKLDNDEVSRLLRHVQFSVLPSIWYENSPLSIIESLCMGTPVLAANIGGIPELINDENGLLFKPNNLNDLGDKIIYLLKKRSFNNEMIQTSSADRFSSKNYYNRLIEIYNDNK; the protein is encoded by the coding sequence ATGTATAAAATATTAATAGTTAATAAATTTTTCTATAAGCGAGGTGGCGATTGTACATATACTATGAACCTAGCCCGTCTACTAGAACAGCAAAATCATGAAATCGCTATATTTGCCATGCAATACCATGAAAATATTAATTCTGGATGGGATACATATTATCCATCTGAAGTTGTGTTTTCTGGTGGAAGCCTAAAAAGCAAAATACTTGCGACCTCTCGTTTAATGGGATTTGCAGGAGTAAAGAGTTCTTTCTTAAAAATACTTGATGATTTTAAGCCAGATATAGTACATTTAAATAATATCCATTCATATCTTTCGCCTATTATAGCAAAACTTGCACATAATAGAGGCATTAAGGTTGTTTGGACGCTTCACGATTACAAACTCATTTGCCCAGCTTACTCATGCTTACGTGATGGCAAAGTGTGTGAACTATGTTTTCTAGAACCATTGTCAGTACTCATGAAAAAATGCATGAAGAGGAGTTGGACTGCAAGTATAATGGCATATATAGAAGCAAAAAGATGGAATAGAAATCAGATAGAACCTTATGTAGATTCCTTTATTTGCCCAAGCTCTTTTATGGCAAATAAAATGAAACAAGCAGGATATAATGAAAAGAAGCTAAATGTTTTATGCAACTTTATTGAATTTGATAAGTCTAGGAATGCATGTAATCAAAAAGCAGATATTCGCGAACAGGCATATTGTTATATTGGTAGATTATCTAAAGAAAAAGGGCTAAAACAACTATTAGAAGTCGCAACCTCGCTACAGTATAAGCTATATATAGCAGGAGAAGGTCCACTTAAAGATATATTAGAAAAAAAATATGCCTGCGAAAAAATTATTTTTCTTGGAAAGCTAGATAATGATGAGGTAAGCAGGCTATTGAGACATGTACAATTTTCAGTACTTCCATCAATATGGTATGAGAATAGTCCTTTAAGTATTATTGAATCACTTTGTATGGGCACTCCAGTTCTTGCTGCTAATATTGGTGGAATACCAGAGTTAATAAATGATGAAAATGGCTTATTATTTAAACCTAATAATTTAAATGATTTAGGAGATAAAATAATATATCTTTTAAAAAAACGTTCATTTAATAATGAGATGATCCAGACTAGTTCTGCAGATAGATTTTCATCAAAGAACTATTATAATAGACTAATAGAGATTTACAATGATAATAAATAA
- a CDS encoding DUF4422 domain-containing protein: MEIKIVVASHKIYPMPTEDIYLPLHVGKELSDKNFGFKGDNIGDNISSKNQSYNELTALYWIWKNVNADYKGLAHYRRYFSIDGKNPITKIEAVKLCTDSEVIVPTSKKFYIISAYFHYTRSQKKMINIHTKDIDTMRDVIEELYPNYLKTFNAKIKSRKLHMCNMFIMKNELFHKYCSFLFDVIEEVEHRMPSRLRVYGALSEFLLDTFLENNQIVYKEVKMLEIEKKSFYERLKYRIKQAL; this comes from the coding sequence ATGGAAATAAAAATAGTCGTTGCTTCACATAAAATATATCCAATGCCTACTGAAGATATTTATCTGCCATTACATGTTGGTAAGGAACTATCTGATAAGAATTTTGGATTTAAGGGTGACAATATTGGTGATAATATTTCTTCAAAAAATCAATCATATAATGAGTTAACTGCTTTATATTGGATTTGGAAAAATGTTAATGCTGACTATAAAGGATTGGCACACTATAGAAGATATTTTAGTATTGACGGTAAGAATCCGATAACTAAAATAGAAGCCGTTAAATTGTGTACTGATTCAGAAGTTATCGTTCCAACATCAAAAAAATTTTATATAATATCTGCTTATTTTCATTACACAAGATCTCAAAAAAAAATGATTAATATTCATACAAAGGATATTGATACTATGCGGGATGTTATTGAGGAATTATATCCAAACTATCTTAAAACATTTAATGCAAAAATAAAATCAAGAAAACTTCACATGTGCAATATGTTTATTATGAAAAATGAATTATTTCACAAGTATTGCTCTTTCTTATTTGACGTTATTGAAGAAGTTGAGCATAGAATGCCATCACGTTTACGAGTTTATGGTGCATTAAGCGAATTCCTATTAGATACTTTTCTAGAGAATAATCAAATAGTTTATAAAGAAGTAAAAATGCTAGAGATCGAGAAAAAAAGTTTTTATGAAAGATTGAAATATAGAATAAAGCAAGCTCTATAA
- a CDS encoding FHA domain-containing protein: MKKILCPKCENYLTFDETKYTEGQSLVFVCEHCGKQFSIRIGKTKLKSQNKNEVFDEQENKEKFGSIVVLENVFGYKQILPLNLGDNVIGRRCVGTVINTPIESGDMSMDRQHCVINIRKNKAGKLIYTLRDFPSVTGTFHMNECLGDKDRVTLVDGAIVAIGATTFILRCAEN; the protein is encoded by the coding sequence ATGAAAAAAATATTGTGTCCAAAGTGTGAGAATTATCTCACTTTTGACGAAACAAAGTATACCGAAGGTCAATCTTTGGTCTTTGTTTGTGAGCATTGTGGTAAACAGTTTAGTATACGTATAGGAAAGACGAAACTAAAATCCCAGAATAAGAACGAAGTTTTTGATGAACAAGAAAATAAAGAAAAGTTTGGAAGTATTGTTGTTCTTGAGAATGTTTTTGGCTATAAGCAAATTCTTCCATTGAATCTTGGCGATAATGTTATCGGGCGCAGATGTGTTGGGACAGTTATCAATACTCCCATTGAATCTGGAGATATGAGTATGGATCGTCAACATTGTGTTATCAATATTAGAAAGAATAAAGCCGGTAAGCTAATTTATACTTTAAGAGATTTCCCTAGCGTAACAGGAACATTTCATATGAATGAGTGTTTGGGTGATAAAGATCGTGTAACGTTAGTCGATGGTGCAATTGTTGCTATTGGTGCAACTACATTTATTCTTCGTTGCGCAGAAAATTAA